The genomic interval AGATTAGGAAGCATCAGATTTTCCTTAGCAGTTAATACAGGTAAAAGGCTTGCAAACTGAAACATAAAACCAACACTCACACACCTGTATTCTGACAATTCATTACTTGAAAATTTATTTATATCCTTACCATTAAACAAAATATTTCCTGATGTCGGAGTCGTGATGCCACCAATTATTGAAAGCAAAGTGGTTTTCCCTGACCCTGAATGCCCTACTATAGAGAGAAACTCTCCTTTATCTACTGCAAGTGATACATTATCCACTGCCTTTAAATGTTCATTACCAAGAGAATATACTTTTGTAACATTCTTAACCTCAATCTGTGCCATATCAGTCCTCCTTTATAATTACAAGTGGCTCAAGCCTCCTTAATCTCATAATAGGAGACAATGCCCCTGCCATACATATGCCTATTCCTGATAGAAGTCCAACTACTGCAATAAAAATATATTCATATACAGAAAGGTTGACTGGTAGATTTTTAAATATTGTGAACCATTTTGACAATATTCTATAAAGAAACTCTCCCACAACAATACCTACAGCCCCACCTATAAATCCAACAAAAACAATTTCTATTAAAAAAAGGCTTACTACATGCCTTTCCTTTGCCCCTATAGCCCGCATAATACCTATCTCCTTTGCTCTTTCATTGGCAATAGCAGAAAACATAGACCATGTTAGGAATAGCGATAAAATTATCGCAAGGACTATCATAATTGTAAATATCATATTAATATCTTTCAAGGTAGTTATTATATTCTTACCAATATCCTTTCGTGCTACTGCATCAACCTCGATTATAGAATCCTCTATCTCCCTGGCAACTTTATAGGGGTCATATCCGCTTTGCACTTTAGCAAATATTATAGATATTTTGCCAGGCTTAAAATCAGCAATAGTGCTTTTATTTAATATATCTTTGAGACTATCTTCTGTAACAAATAATGCATTATCAAGTCCGGTAGCAGTCTTGTCAAGGACGCCCACTATTTTAAATGCATTTCCAAATAAAGAGACATCTACAAGTCCTACATCTATATTAAATGCAGACTCTGAACCTGCTATTGCCTCGCCTCTTTTAATCTTTCCCCTCATATCCTCCTTTAGCCATGGTTTAACAATAAAATCAGTATCCTGATCAAATACAACAACCATAGACTCCGGCACACTACAGCATAAAGATGTAAGAGTTACCAGATATGTCTGGTGCGTAACTGCCCTAATGCCTTTAATCGCTTTTATCTTATCCAAGACATTCCTGTCCATATAAAATGATTTAACCCTGTTTTCAAGCAGTATATCTTCAGCAGCACCTCTTGAACCAGTGGGAACTATTATAAGGTCTGCACCGAGTCTTTCTGACATAAGTTTTATACTCGAGCTTACCCTCCTGCCAAATGCAAGGGAAAAGACCAATGCAGCCACCAGTAAAGAGACAGCACTAATCAATATCGCTGTCCTCAACGATTTTCTTCTAAGATTTCTTATTGCAAAGACAAAGAGATTAAATTGATGCATTTTTTAAATAGGTTAAGGTTGATGGGTGAATGGGTGAATGTGGTGAAGTGGTGAAGTGGCAGTGTCTTTTTATCTTCACCTCTTCACCACTTTGCCTTTATTTATTTATAGTTGGCATCTATGCCACAGAGAACTGCACTTCTATCTCCAAGCCCCATTCCTTTATGGCATCCTACACATACAGATACTTGTTTGCCAACAATCTTTTTAGCCTCAAAATCATAAAGCTGCACCATGCCATCAGTTATATTCTTGCCATGGATTGGTTTTCCTTCTACATCACAACCTTCAGTAGCCTGCCTAATTGTCATAATAGCATATTTACCATCAGGGGTGGGCATAATATCATGCACTTGACCATCAACCATCTTTTCATCTACAAGCTTTAATGTATTTGCATCCATAATCCATATCCTGTCAGCAGCAGATTGGAAGATATACTTATCATCTTTGCTAAAATACTGTCTGAAGGGAATAGTTTTACCCGGCTCACCTGTGTGAGAATTTCTTGCAATAACCTTCCATTCACCTTTTTCCAGTGAAGGAATATCCACAATAACAAAATCTGCCTTGCCTGTGCCCTTTCCATCTTTGAGTTCATTTATAGCGAGCAAGAGTTTTTTATTGTCATTTGAGCTTACTCCATGAACAAACTGATATGTCCCTGCCTTAAATCCAATGTCACTTACATACATCCGTCTTTTGTGCTCAAGTGTCTTTTTGTCAAAAATATCTACATACCCTTCACTGCCCATAAATATAGGCATATAGTAATTTTTGCTCTGGGCTGATGCACAATATACAGGCGGCTTTTTTGCTGGAGACCTTGGATCTGGGTCCATTGCAACATCTTTAATCACATTGCCTGTCTTCAAATCAGTCTTTCCGACATGCTGCTTTCCATTGGGGTCTAAGACATAGGTGGACCAAAAGAGTGTGTTATGGTCTTGATTATCAATCCTTGGGTCATGAGTTGGATGTGTCTTTTTATCGCCAATAACAACCCTGTCAAGGCTATTTATTTTTATGGGATTATCTGTGTTGTTTGGGTCAATCATTACATCAGCCTTTGCAAAATGACCACCCATACCTGCTACATAAATCGTAGCTGAATAGTGCTTTTTAGCTGCAGTTGCAACAGAAGTCTTTGAATCAATCACACTAAAGGCAAGATAACCTGTTAATACAATCGTTAATGCCAAGCATGCAACTAACCATTTTTTCATTTTTTCCTCCCCGTTTTTATTATTTTGGTTTTTAGCTATTTTTAGTCAGATGTTAACTACAATGCAAATTAAATTAATAACCCCTATCCTTTTATCCTTTTCCTTGCATCACCTCCGATATAATTCAAATTATAACTCAATATACATAAAAAATACCACAAGTAATTCCATATGTCAACATATCCCCTCCCCCAAAAAAAATAGGGTGGTTTTATTTTTCATTGCACAGGCTTTTCTCTCACTCTCTCTTTTCACCTCCTCTCTCTCCATGAGGTTTGGAAATGCAATAGGTCTAAGGCTTGTGATATATGCAATAGGGTTTTTTACATAGACTGGGTCTATCTTGAATGTCTCGCAGAGATAGAGAAAGAAGTCAGCCCTTTCAGGATACCTAAAGACAGTGTCCTTAAGCTGTGTGGCATCAAGATATGAAAACTCTGTTTTTAGTCTCTCAAATATTCTCTCTCTTAGAGAGATGTCTTTATAGATGTCTTTAAAGATGTCTTTTAGCAAAGACTGTGCCAAGCCAGATGACTCATTGTAATTATTGAGCTTTTCAGGCTCTTTTTGATCTGAATTTGTTGCCCGCTTTTCCACAAAATGTGGTTCGCTTTTCCACAAAATGTGGTTCGCTTTTACACAAAATGTGGTTCGCTTTTACACAATCTGTAGCCCGCTTTTCCACAATTTGTGGTTCGCTTTTACACAAAATGTGGTCTGCTTTTACACAATCTGAGGTCTGCTTTTTTAATGGATTGTATCGTCGTTGGTCTATCTGCCATGTGGTGTAATCCTTGTTAAGTTGATATGTGTAATCTGCAACTTGATGTATAACATTAGCAAGTATTAGTCGCCTTATGGTTTTGTAAATAGTCGATCCATGTTCACTGCTCAATCCCGTTACCTGATGAAAGTCTTTCACCGTTAGCCTTGCCTCTTTCTTATGCCAGCCATAGCTGTAGCGTATTATCGCCAGCAATATCCTGAATTCTCTGCCTGTAAATTCAGTTGCAAGCATTGCGTCTAATAGCTCATTTGCAATCCTTGTATATCCATTTTCCACCTGTGGTGAAGCCATTTTAAAAGCCTCCTTACAGTCTATAACGAGATGTTCTATAAGCCACAAAAGACACTACAGCAATACAAATACCCTTATGACCGTAATACAAATACTGTGCCTGTTCCTACGCCTGCAAACTAACAAATAAAAAAAAACAGGCTGGTGGATAATCAACTCCACCAGCCTGTCTATTGTTATATAACTTTATTCAACCTTTTCTACTTCATTTGTTATCTTATCCACAGGCACTCCTGACAATATCTCTTTAACCTGCCTTGCGAGGATTGCACAGACTAACGGATATTGTTTTGTAGCTGCTCTATTATCATTCCAAAATACTTCAGTGTTGGTTTTTGC from Dissulfurispira thermophila carries:
- a CDS encoding ABC transporter permease, translating into MRTAILISAVSLLVAALVFSLAFGRRVSSSIKLMSERLGADLIIVPTGSRGAAEDILLENRVKSFYMDRNVLDKIKAIKGIRAVTHQTYLVTLTSLCCSVPESMVVVFDQDTDFIVKPWLKEDMRGKIKRGEAIAGSESAFNIDVGLVDVSLFGNAFKIVGVLDKTATGLDNALFVTEDSLKDILNKSTIADFKPGKISIIFAKVQSGYDPYKVAREIEDSIIEVDAVARKDIGKNIITTLKDINMIFTIMIVLAIILSLFLTWSMFSAIANERAKEIGIMRAIGAKERHVVSLFLIEIVFVGFIGGAVGIVVGEFLYRILSKWFTIFKNLPVNLSVYEYIFIAVVGLLSGIGICMAGALSPIMRLRRLEPLVIIKED
- a CDS encoding replication protein is translated as MASPQVENGYTRIANELLDAMLATEFTGREFRILLAIIRYSYGWHKKEARLTVKDFHQVTGLSSEHGSTIYKTIRRLILANVIHQVADYTYQLNKDYTTWQIDQRRYNPLKKQTSDCVKADHILCKSEPQIVEKRATDCVKANHILCKSEPHFVEKRTTFCGKAGNKFRSKRA